One window from the genome of Elusimicrobiota bacterium encodes:
- a CDS encoding AAA domain-containing protein, with translation MAGKEHFDKLLKLLEMERLAEKEENLRELKRFPLSTREALGKTVTGLLIDGIGTGLGGMPLVTLSRQPKGEDLAPFHAMSQGDNALLTFPPGSQPEDCEGTFYKVDEYQATIALNGPEPAQLGRGLCQVDRLGSDATYRRMKKALATAADARKNRTAALREVFLGEAAPDRRRARKLQLFNEALNEFQRDAVKRCLAATDAALVHGPPGTGKTTVLVEIIRQAAAMGERVLATAPSNIAVDNILEKLQDSGLRLVRLGHPARTLESLRHANLSALVEEDPGYQEVQELDAWRERLVKRRSRFGRGQLGYEERQERDREIAKLWRQARDIESDISRRIIASAQVVLSTHGGLSRNLVKGGFDLVALDEASQATEPLSWIPLTLADRAVFAGDSMQLPPTIYSQEAAAQGLSTTLFDRLKDILPGTLQSLLRVQYRMHETIMRFSSEQFYEGKLIAHESVAAHTAAELPGVEATDLTTTPLTFVDTAGAGFSESWNEMLESRENLGEAKLAARLLEKVLAAGLDPRQLAIITPYVAQVRLLKSLVKVPGLEIGSVDGFQGREKEVTIVSLVRNNESGEVGFLSDIRRMNVAMTRARRLLIVIGDSATIGRHPFYARFLDYAEACGAHRSSYEWPEA, from the coding sequence ATGGCCGGCAAGGAACACTTCGACAAGCTGCTCAAGCTCCTGGAGATGGAGCGCCTCGCTGAAAAAGAGGAGAACCTCCGCGAGCTCAAGCGCTTCCCATTGTCCACGCGCGAGGCCCTGGGCAAGACCGTCACGGGACTCCTCATCGACGGCATCGGCACGGGCTTGGGCGGCATGCCCTTGGTGACCCTCTCGCGCCAGCCCAAGGGCGAGGACCTCGCCCCCTTCCATGCCATGAGCCAGGGCGACAACGCCCTGCTCACCTTCCCGCCGGGCAGCCAGCCCGAGGACTGCGAGGGGACCTTCTATAAGGTGGACGAGTACCAGGCCACCATCGCCCTCAACGGCCCGGAGCCGGCCCAACTCGGCCGCGGGCTCTGCCAAGTCGACCGCCTCGGCTCGGACGCCACCTATCGCCGCATGAAGAAGGCCTTGGCCACGGCGGCGGACGCGCGCAAGAACCGCACCGCGGCGCTACGCGAGGTCTTCCTCGGCGAGGCGGCGCCGGACCGCCGCCGGGCGCGCAAGCTCCAGCTCTTCAACGAGGCCCTCAACGAGTTTCAGCGGGACGCGGTCAAGCGCTGCCTGGCTGCGACGGACGCGGCCTTGGTGCACGGGCCTCCCGGGACGGGCAAGACCACGGTCTTGGTCGAGATCATCCGCCAGGCCGCGGCCATGGGCGAGCGCGTCCTGGCCACCGCTCCGTCCAACATCGCGGTGGACAACATCCTCGAGAAGCTCCAGGATTCGGGGCTGCGCCTGGTGCGGCTGGGCCACCCGGCGCGCACCTTGGAGTCCCTGCGCCACGCCAATCTCTCGGCCCTCGTCGAGGAAGACCCCGGCTACCAGGAGGTCCAGGAGCTCGACGCCTGGCGCGAGCGCCTGGTCAAGCGCCGCTCCCGTTTCGGCCGCGGCCAATTGGGCTACGAGGAGCGCCAGGAGCGCGACCGCGAGATCGCCAAGCTCTGGCGCCAGGCCCGCGACATCGAGTCCGACATCTCCCGGCGCATCATCGCTTCCGCGCAGGTCGTGCTCTCCACCCACGGCGGGCTCTCGCGCAACCTGGTCAAGGGCGGCTTCGACCTGGTGGCGCTCGACGAAGCCTCGCAGGCGACCGAGCCCCTGTCCTGGATCCCCCTGACGCTGGCCGACCGGGCGGTGTTCGCCGGCGACTCCATGCAGCTGCCGCCGACCATCTACTCGCAGGAGGCGGCCGCGCAGGGTCTCTCCACCACCCTCTTCGACCGCTTGAAGGACATCCTGCCGGGGACTTTGCAGAGCCTTCTGCGCGTGCAGTACCGCATGCACGAGACCATCATGCGCTTCTCCTCGGAGCAGTTCTACGAGGGCAAGCTCATCGCGCACGAGTCCGTGGCCGCGCACACCGCGGCGGAACTCCCCGGAGTCGAGGCCACGGACCTGACCACCACGCCCCTGACCTTCGTCGACACCGCCGGCGCGGGCTTCTCCGAGTCCTGGAACGAGATGCTGGAGAGCCGCGAGAACCTGGGCGAGGCCAAGCTCGCCGCGCGCCTCCTGGAGAAGGTCCTGGCCGCGGGCCTCGACCCCCGGCAGCTGGCGATCATCACGCCCTACGTCGCGCAAGTCAGGCTGCTCAAATCCTTGGTCAAAGTGCCGGGCCTGGAGATCGGCTCGGTGGACGGCTTCCAGGGCCGCGAGAAGGAAGTGACCATCGTCTCTCTGGTGCGCAACAACGAATCCGGGGAGGTGGGGTTCCTGTCCGACATCCGGCGCATGAACGTGGCCATGACCCGGGCGCGGCGGCTGCTCATCGTGATCGGCGACTCCGCCACCATCGGCAGGCATCCCTTCTACGCGCGCTTCCTGGACTACGCCGAGGCCTGCGGCGCCCACCGCTCCTCGTACGAGTGGCCTGAAGCGTAG
- a CDS encoding septation protein SpoVG family protein encodes MPDLEPRVKVCRQPLAYGSAQLLGFAELVIGGSFVIRDIRILRVTKEGTESVFVAFPSRRWNNSGNGDGEEKKYYDVAFPITSQSYREATGAILKAFEEASAKA; translated from the coding sequence ATGCCTGATCTGGAGCCGCGAGTCAAGGTCTGCCGGCAGCCGCTGGCTTATGGCAGCGCGCAGCTTCTGGGTTTTGCGGAGCTGGTCATCGGAGGGTCGTTCGTCATCCGGGACATCCGCATCCTTCGGGTGACCAAGGAGGGGACGGAGTCGGTCTTCGTCGCCTTCCCGAGCCGCCGCTGGAACAACAGCGGCAACGGCGACGGGGAGGAGAAGAAGTACTACGACGTGGCCTTCCCCATCACCTCGCAATCCTACCGCGAGGCCACGGGAGCCATCCTCAAGGCCTTCGAGGAGGCCTCGGCCAAGGCCTGA
- a CDS encoding type II toxin-antitoxin system Phd/YefM family antitoxin, whose product MNIREDIRPVTYLKTKAAAVLDQINDTHRPIIITQDGEPRAVIQDPESYESMRQALAMLKLLAQGEEDVRRGRVVPQARVFPDLRARLRKA is encoded by the coding sequence ATGAATATCCGCGAGGACATCCGGCCGGTGACCTATCTCAAGACGAAGGCGGCGGCGGTCTTGGACCAAATCAACGATACCCATAGACCCATCATCATCACTCAGGACGGGGAGCCCCGGGCCGTCATCCAGGACCCGGAAAGCTACGAGTCCATGCGCCAGGCTTTGGCCATGCTCAAGCTCCTGGCTCAGGGCGAGGAAGACGTGCGCCGGGGGAGGGTCGTTCCTCAAGCGCGTGTATTCCCCGATCTGCGAGCCAGGCTCAGGAAGGCCTGA